CGGACAGCGGCGCGGAGAAGATGGGACCTGTACGCCAGAGTCCGCCGCTTGCTGAGGCCACGCGAAGAGACCCGTCGGCCCTTGGCTCCAGGTCGAGAACGCGCCCGGTGACCTGCTGGCCCGCCGGCGTCTCGATGCCGTGCGGTCCGAGGGATTGCCACTCGCCTTCCGCGCCCCGGGCGATCTCCGCTTCCGGGACCGCGCGCACTTCCCGGTGGATTCGCTCGACGACTTCCGCCGGAAGGAGCGTTCCGTGTGGATGATGCCAGTCCGCAAAGAACGCACGCTGGCGGTTTGCTCCGGCGCGAGGTCTTGTCGCGGGGTCGGGCGAAGGGGTGTCCCGAATGGGGACAGCGACCATCAGCACGGCGAGAGCAGTGAGGGCAGTTCGCCGGAAGGTCGGGAGCGGGGGGAGGCGCTTCACCATCATCCGCCGAGGATACCACACGGCAAGGACACCCCTCAAGCGCGTCGGATGGCTCCGGCAGGTGTGGCGTTCAAGTTCTCGCAAGAGCGGCGGTGCGTGGTGTATCGTGTCGCCGTTCGCTCTGGCCACAACCACTGCGGGAGGCCGCCCATGACCCGGACAGACTCCGTTCCCGACCCGGCCCCGCCGAGTGACGCGGTCGCGAAGGTCGTGGTTCGGCTGAGTGTGAACGGCGCGATGCACGAGGTGGCCGTGCGTCCGGCGGATGTCCTGCTGGATACGCTTCGAGATGACCTGGGCCTGACCGGCACGACCCGGGGTTGCGACATGGGAGCGTGCGGGTGCTGCACGGTGCTCATTGACGGCGCACCGATGCTCGCCTGCCTTACGCTGACCGCATTGACCGAGGGGCGCGAAATCCTGACCATCGAAGGCGTGGCACCGCCCGGAGTGGACCTCCACCCGCTCCAGAGCGCCCTTCACGAACATGGCGGCTCGCAGTGCGGGTACTGCACGCCGGGGTTCATCATGACGGCGCTGGCGTTTCTGAAAGAGCACCCGGATCCGACTACCGACGAAATCCGCCGCGCGATCTCCGGCAATATGTGCCGCTGTACCGGCTATGTGAAGATCATCGAAGCAATCGCGGCCGCCGCGAAGGACCTTTCGGATCCAGCACCCACCGGAGGAGAATCGTCGTGAGTGGCGCCGGCGAAC
The Gemmatimonadota bacterium DNA segment above includes these coding regions:
- a CDS encoding (2Fe-2S)-binding protein, with amino-acid sequence MTRTDSVPDPAPPSDAVAKVVVRLSVNGAMHEVAVRPADVLLDTLRDDLGLTGTTRGCDMGACGCCTVLIDGAPMLACLTLTALTEGREILTIEGVAPPGVDLHPLQSALHEHGGSQCGYCTPGFIMTALAFLKEHPDPTTDEIRRAISGNMCRCTGYVKIIEAIAAAAKDLSDPAPTGGESS